Proteins co-encoded in one Paracrocinitomix mangrovi genomic window:
- a CDS encoding NADH:ubiquinone reductase (Na(+)-transporting) subunit D: protein MSEKVKAPREPLFSKKNKRLITEPLDDNNPVTIQVLGICSALAITVSVKQALVMTASVFFVLALGNVIISMMRNLIPSRIRIIVQLVVVASLVIIVNEILKAFLPDMAEQLSVFVGLIITNCIIMGRFEAFAMANKPWPSFLDAIGNTLGYGIVLVLVSIIREIFGAGKIFDIPLFGDRIEKTGLYKIGYLDNNFIILAPFALFAVGIIIWVQRARNKALIEDH from the coding sequence ATGAGCGAAAAAGTAAAAGCGCCTAGAGAACCTCTATTCTCAAAGAAGAATAAAAGGTTGATTACAGAGCCTCTTGATGATAACAACCCTGTTACAATTCAAGTATTAGGTATCTGTTCGGCTTTGGCTATCACAGTATCAGTGAAGCAAGCCTTGGTAATGACAGCTTCTGTGTTTTTTGTATTAGCACTTGGTAATGTTATTATTTCAATGATGAGAAATTTGATTCCGTCAAGAATCAGAATTATTGTTCAGTTAGTGGTTGTTGCCTCTTTGGTAATTATCGTAAACGAAATATTGAAAGCATTCTTACCTGATATGGCAGAGCAGTTATCAGTTTTCGTTGGATTGATCATCACCAACTGTATTATCATGGGTAGATTTGAGGCATTTGCAATGGCTAACAAGCCTTGGCCTTCATTCCTTGATGCTATCGGAAACACATTAGGATACGGTATTGTATTGGTTTTGGTATCAATCATCAGAGAGATATTCGGAGCTGGTAAAATATTCGATATTCCTTTGTTTGGAGACAGAATCGAAAAAACAGGATTGTATAAAATCGGTTACCTGGATAACAACTTTATTATTTTGGCTCCTTTTGCCTTGTTTGCAGTAGGAATCATTATATGGGTTCAAAGAGCTAGAAACAAAGCATTAATTGAGGATCATTAA
- the nqrF gene encoding NADH:ubiquinone reductase (Na(+)-transporting) subunit F — MGQVLIITVIVFTIVILLLVSLLLFVKAKISPSGKIKITINGDHVLEVDGGGTLLSTLGSNGIFLPSACGGGGTCIQCTCQVLSGGGNILPTEEPHFSRKQIADNWRLGCQVKVKEDMEIHVEEEIMGIKEWEAKVVSNYNVATYIKEFIVEIPEDMDYKAGGYIQIKIPPCEVKFADMDVTAHPQDHPGQPDKFEKDWAEGPFAMRHLVMKNDEEVVRAYSMASYPAEGRKIMLNVRVAAPPFDRKTNTWMNVNPGIASSYIFNLKEGDPAIISGPYGEFFINESDAEMLYVGGGAGMAPMRSHLYELFKTMKTDRKVSYWYGGRSRAELFYIHYFRELERDFPNFKFYMVLSDALPEDNWVEKKDIYDEEGDGFIGFVHQAVIDQYLSKHDAPEDIEFYFCGPPMMNKAVEKMCDDWGVPPENVRFDDFGG, encoded by the coding sequence ATGGGACAAGTATTAATTATTACAGTTATAGTTTTTACAATAGTTATCTTACTATTGGTGAGCTTGCTATTATTTGTAAAAGCAAAAATTTCACCTTCTGGAAAAATTAAAATCACCATTAATGGAGATCACGTTTTAGAAGTTGACGGTGGTGGAACTTTGTTGAGCACATTAGGATCTAATGGAATCTTTTTACCATCCGCTTGTGGTGGTGGAGGTACATGTATCCAATGTACATGTCAGGTACTTTCAGGTGGAGGAAACATCCTTCCAACAGAGGAGCCTCACTTTTCAAGAAAGCAAATTGCTGATAACTGGCGTTTAGGATGTCAGGTGAAAGTTAAAGAAGACATGGAAATTCATGTTGAGGAAGAAATCATGGGGATTAAAGAGTGGGAAGCTAAAGTTGTATCAAACTACAACGTGGCAACTTACATCAAAGAATTCATTGTTGAGATTCCTGAAGACATGGATTACAAAGCAGGTGGATATATTCAAATTAAGATTCCACCGTGTGAAGTAAAATTCGCTGATATGGATGTTACTGCTCACCCTCAAGATCACCCTGGACAACCAGATAAATTTGAGAAAGATTGGGCAGAAGGACCATTTGCAATGCGTCACTTAGTAATGAAGAATGACGAAGAAGTAGTTCGTGCATATTCAATGGCTTCTTATCCTGCAGAAGGAAGAAAGATTATGTTGAATGTAAGGGTTGCAGCTCCGCCATTTGATAGAAAAACTAACACTTGGATGAATGTAAATCCAGGTATAGCGTCTTCATACATCTTTAACTTAAAAGAAGGTGATCCAGCAATTATCTCTGGACCTTATGGAGAATTCTTCATCAATGAATCAGATGCTGAAATGCTTTATGTAGGTGGAGGAGCCGGAATGGCACCAATGCGTTCTCACTTGTATGAGTTATTCAAAACAATGAAGACTGATAGAAAAGTATCTTACTGGTACGGAGGACGTTCAAGAGCAGAATTGTTCTATATCCACTATTTCAGAGAGTTGGAAAGAGACTTCCCTAACTTCAAATTTTACATGGTATTATCAGATGCTTTGCCAGAAGATAACTGGGTAGAGAAAAAAGATATCTATGATGAAGAAGGAGATGGTTTCATTGGCTTTGTTCACCAGGCGGTAATTGATCAATATTTATCTAAGCATGACGCTCCAGAAGATATTGAGTTCTACTTCTGTGGACCTCCAATGATGAACAAAGCGGTTGAGAAAATGTGTGATGATTGGGGAGTACCGCCTGAGAATGTTAGATTTGATGACTTTGGAGGATAA
- the nqrC gene encoding NADH:ubiquinone reductase (Na(+)-transporting) subunit C, whose protein sequence is MAINKDSNGYTFVFAIALVVIVGAGLAAVSMGLKPMQDKNVEIKKKMDILGALNIESTRQNATELYDKHILTDECVVIGSEGQVKDGLVAFNIDIKKQYKDKNLNPKDRDYPLYVADLDGETKYVIPVVGSGLWGPIWGYFSVDSDKQTIFGAKFDHQGETPGLGAEIKQKFYYSQYEGEKITGDIKSVKDGTGAGVNGKVDGITGGTITSKGVEEMVNRTLSVYVKYFNNN, encoded by the coding sequence ATGGCAATTAATAAAGATAGTAACGGATACACATTTGTTTTTGCTATCGCTCTTGTAGTGATAGTTGGAGCAGGATTGGCTGCCGTATCAATGGGATTAAAGCCAATGCAGGATAAGAATGTTGAAATCAAGAAAAAGATGGACATTCTAGGTGCTTTGAATATTGAAAGCACACGTCAAAATGCAACTGAATTATACGACAAACACATCTTAACTGATGAGTGTGTTGTTATTGGTTCAGAAGGACAAGTTAAAGATGGTTTGGTAGCATTTAATATCGACATCAAAAAACAATATAAAGACAAAAACCTTAATCCAAAGGACAGAGATTACCCACTTTATGTGGCTGATTTGGATGGTGAAACTAAGTACGTGATTCCGGTTGTGGGATCAGGACTATGGGGACCAATTTGGGGATACTTTTCAGTAGATTCTGACAAGCAAACCATTTTCGGAGCCAAGTTTGACCATCAGGGAGAAACTCCGGGATTAGGAGCTGAGATTAAACAAAAGTTCTATTACTCTCAATATGAAGGTGAAAAAATCACTGGTGATATCAAGAGTGTAAAAGACGGAACCGGAGCAGGCGTTAACGGAAAAGTTGACGGTATTACTGGAGGAACTATTACTTCAAAAGGAGTTGAAGAAATGGTGAACAGAACGCTTTCGGTTTATGTAAAATACTTTAATAACAACTAA
- a CDS encoding AEC family transporter, translated as MLFGLVAIGFLATRLKFLNQNRIQFANKWIIFVALPAVALVNVPGLQVSQDLLVPALSPIIVFFGAFILFRIVLRNKLETDQGIALTILGGLGNTSFVGFPVITVLFGAEYLSYALIADQVNFLLLATAAQFIISAHSGGFNIKKALKKVALFPPFIALIVALFIPFKIEHDLVSPVLEALAYTVSPVAMLVVGYQIAKYVDFKFTSNIILGISYKLVLAPILVYLAFIMMDTEKVIFDVSVMESAMGPMVSGAILLMDEEIQPKLTAQVLCWGIILSSFTLFVWSLLL; from the coding sequence TTGTTATTTGGTCTTGTCGCCATTGGTTTTTTGGCGACAAGACTTAAATTTTTAAATCAAAATCGGATCCAGTTTGCTAATAAGTGGATCATTTTTGTGGCATTGCCTGCGGTTGCATTGGTGAATGTTCCCGGCTTGCAGGTTTCGCAGGATTTGTTGGTTCCTGCCTTGTCTCCGATTATTGTGTTTTTTGGCGCATTTATTCTTTTTAGAATTGTATTGCGTAATAAACTGGAAACTGATCAGGGAATTGCTCTTACTATTTTAGGAGGTCTTGGCAATACTTCATTTGTTGGTTTTCCTGTAATTACAGTATTATTTGGAGCGGAGTACTTGTCTTATGCATTGATTGCAGATCAGGTTAACTTTCTTTTACTGGCAACAGCCGCACAATTTATTATCTCAGCTCATAGTGGAGGTTTTAATATCAAAAAAGCACTTAAAAAAGTTGCTTTGTTCCCTCCATTTATTGCTTTGATTGTTGCCTTGTTTATTCCGTTTAAAATTGAGCATGACTTAGTAAGTCCTGTTTTGGAAGCTTTGGCTTATACCGTGAGTCCGGTTGCTATGTTGGTAGTAGGTTATCAAATTGCGAAATATGTAGACTTTAAGTTTACATCCAACATCATTTTAGGAATCTCATATAAATTGGTCCTTGCTCCAATTTTGGTCTATCTCGCTTTTATAATGATGGATACTGAAAAGGTAATATTTGACGTATCTGTGATGGAATCTGCAATGGGGCCAATGGTTAGTGGTGCTATATTATTGATGGATGAAGAAATACAACCTAAACTAACTGCTCAAGTTTTATGCTGGGGTATCATTCTTTCATCATTCACACTATTTGTGTGGTCATTGCTTTTGTAA
- a CDS encoding NADH:ubiquinone reductase (Na(+)-transporting) subunit B gives MKSIEKLMRKMEPDHDGKWAKFHPVWDGFYTFLFTPGETTVKGAHIRDGIDLKRTMFMVVTALIPCLLFGIYNTGHWHYVANGESTEFMHMFGDKLVYGLLKVLPLVIVAYAVGLGVEFMFCIKNQHAIQEGYLVTGMLIPLIVPADIPLWMLTIAIIFAVVLGKEVFGGTGMNIVNIALTARAFLFFGYPTMMSGDRVWMSGAPDGFSGPTQLGELASFTGAKADWAFGSIDGFMQSHSTLDAFIGMIPGSVGETSTVAILLGAALLLYTGIASWRIMLSFIAGGFVVGLLANQFAVNEYMMLPPVHHLVIGGFAFGAVFMITDPVTASQTNTGKFIYGFLGGALSITIRVFNGAYPEGVMMAILFMNVMAPLIDHYVVGANIKRRQKRLKTKAA, from the coding sequence TTGAAGTCGATAGAAAAATTAATGCGTAAGATGGAGCCCGACCATGATGGTAAATGGGCAAAATTCCATCCGGTATGGGACGGTTTCTATACTTTCCTATTTACGCCTGGAGAAACGACAGTTAAAGGAGCTCACATCAGAGATGGTATTGACCTAAAAAGAACTATGTTCATGGTGGTTACTGCCTTGATTCCTTGCTTGTTGTTTGGTATCTACAACACTGGTCACTGGCACTATGTGGCAAACGGAGAATCAACTGAATTCATGCACATGTTTGGAGACAAACTTGTTTATGGATTATTGAAAGTATTACCGCTTGTTATTGTTGCATATGCAGTAGGATTAGGTGTTGAGTTTATGTTCTGTATCAAAAATCAACACGCTATTCAGGAAGGATACCTGGTAACGGGGATGTTGATTCCTTTAATTGTTCCTGCTGACATTCCACTTTGGATGTTAACTATTGCAATCATTTTTGCAGTCGTACTAGGTAAAGAGGTCTTTGGTGGTACAGGAATGAACATTGTCAACATTGCCTTAACTGCTAGAGCATTCTTATTCTTTGGATATCCTACAATGATGTCTGGAGATAGAGTTTGGATGTCTGGTGCTCCTGATGGATTTTCAGGACCAACACAATTGGGTGAATTAGCATCTTTTACCGGAGCTAAAGCTGACTGGGCTTTTGGTTCAATAGATGGATTTATGCAATCACACTCTACCCTTGATGCATTCATTGGAATGATTCCTGGATCAGTTGGAGAAACTTCTACAGTTGCTATTTTATTAGGAGCTGCATTGTTACTTTATACCGGAATTGCTTCATGGAGAATCATGTTGTCATTTATTGCTGGTGGATTTGTTGTTGGATTATTAGCAAATCAATTTGCTGTTAACGAATACATGATGTTGCCTCCTGTACATCACCTAGTTATTGGTGGATTTGCATTTGGAGCAGTATTTATGATTACGGATCCTGTCACCGCCTCCCAAACTAATACCGGAAAATTTATTTACGGATTTTTAGGAGGTGCGCTTTCGATTACGATTAGAGTTTTCAACGGAGCTTACCCAGAAGGGGTAATGATGGCGATCTTATTCATGAACGTAATGGCTCCATTGATTGATCACTACGTAGTTGGTGCCAATATCAAGAGAAGACAAAAAAGACTTAAAACTAAAGCTGCATAA
- the nqrE gene encoding NADH:ubiquinone reductase (Na(+)-transporting) subunit E yields the protein MVDYINILLKGVFIENMIFAYFLGMCSYLAVSKTVKTAAGLGAAVIFVLGVTVPVNWLLENYVLKEGALSWLGAEYAEVDLSFLSFIMFIAVIASIVQLVEMLVEKFAPALYGALGIFLPLIAVNCSILGGALFMQERQYSTIGEATTFGIGSGIGWFLAIVAIAAIREKIKYSKVPAPMRGLGITFVITGLMGIAFMSFSGINLGGGEDEDTDVKTDQVTNVIDADTDQND from the coding sequence ATGGTAGATTATATAAATATACTTTTAAAAGGAGTCTTTATTGAGAACATGATCTTTGCCTATTTCTTAGGTATGTGTTCTTATTTGGCGGTTTCTAAAACTGTAAAAACCGCAGCAGGATTAGGTGCAGCAGTTATCTTCGTATTGGGAGTAACAGTGCCTGTAAACTGGTTGTTAGAAAATTATGTTTTGAAAGAAGGAGCATTATCTTGGTTAGGAGCTGAGTATGCTGAAGTTGATTTAAGCTTCTTGTCTTTCATCATGTTTATTGCCGTAATTGCATCTATTGTACAGTTAGTGGAGATGTTAGTTGAGAAATTTGCTCCTGCACTTTATGGTGCATTGGGAATCTTCTTGCCATTGATCGCTGTAAACTGTTCAATCTTAGGGGGAGCCCTTTTCATGCAAGAAAGACAATATTCAACTATTGGTGAAGCAACAACTTTCGGAATCGGTTCAGGTATTGGATGGTTCTTAGCGATTGTTGCAATTGCAGCCATTAGAGAAAAAATCAAATACTCTAAAGTACCTGCTCCAATGAGAGGTTTAGGTATCACTTTCGTTATCACAGGTTTGATGGGAATCGCATTTATGAGTTTCTCAGGAATCAACCTTGGAGGAGGTGAAGATGAAGACACAGATGTTAAAACTGATCAGGTTACTAACGTAATTGATGCTGATACAGATCAAAACGACTAA
- the fabF gene encoding beta-ketoacyl-ACP synthase II — MKRVVITGMGALTPIGNNLNDYWNALINGESGAGPITKFDASNFKTQFACEVKGFDPQQYFERNEARKYDIFVQYAVAAADEAIAQAKINFDKLDRNRIGVIWGSGDGGVDTFEDQMQAWYQGDGQPRFNPYFVPKRIINMASGVISIRHGLKGVNYSTSSACSASNTAIIDAFNYIQWGKADMMITGGSEGSVSVTSIGGFNASKALSTRNDDPKTASRPFDQTRDGFVLGEGAGALVLESLDHALARGANIIAEVASGAMAADAYHLTATHPEGEGAVRGMRLALEDAGISPDEIDYINVHATSTPVGDESEIKAVETVFGADTKANISATKSMTGHLLGGAGAIEAIACVQAVVNDIVPPTINTSQIDEKFNPNFNFTLGKAQKRTVNYALSNTFGFGGHIACSIFKKYKA; from the coding sequence ATGAAAAGAGTTGTCATTACAGGAATGGGAGCACTCACTCCAATCGGAAATAATTTAAATGATTATTGGAACGCCCTTATCAATGGAGAATCGGGAGCAGGTCCAATAACTAAATTTGATGCATCTAATTTCAAAACTCAGTTTGCTTGTGAAGTAAAAGGGTTTGACCCACAACAATATTTTGAGCGCAACGAAGCCAGAAAGTATGACATCTTTGTACAATATGCGGTAGCTGCCGCAGATGAAGCAATAGCTCAAGCCAAGATAAATTTTGACAAATTAGACAGAAATAGAATTGGCGTAATTTGGGGTTCTGGAGACGGAGGTGTTGACACTTTTGAAGATCAAATGCAAGCCTGGTATCAGGGAGACGGACAACCTCGTTTTAATCCATATTTTGTTCCTAAACGAATTATCAATATGGCTTCTGGTGTCATTTCAATTAGACATGGTTTAAAGGGAGTTAACTACTCCACCTCATCTGCTTGTTCAGCCAGTAACACAGCAATAATTGATGCATTTAATTACATCCAATGGGGTAAAGCAGACATGATGATCACAGGTGGATCTGAAGGATCTGTATCTGTAACTTCAATTGGAGGATTTAACGCGTCTAAAGCTTTGAGCACGAGAAATGACGACCCTAAAACTGCCTCAAGACCATTTGATCAAACCAGAGACGGATTTGTATTGGGAGAAGGAGCAGGAGCATTAGTTTTAGAAAGTCTGGATCACGCCTTAGCAAGAGGTGCCAACATAATTGCTGAAGTTGCCTCAGGCGCAATGGCGGCAGATGCATATCACTTAACTGCCACTCATCCTGAAGGTGAAGGTGCCGTTAGAGGAATGAGATTGGCTTTGGAGGATGCTGGAATTAGCCCAGACGAAATAGATTACATCAACGTTCATGCAACATCTACACCTGTTGGAGATGAAAGCGAAATAAAGGCTGTGGAAACAGTTTTTGGAGCTGACACAAAAGCCAATATCAGTGCCACTAAATCCATGACAGGACATTTGTTAGGTGGTGCAGGAGCTATTGAAGCCATAGCTTGTGTGCAAGCAGTAGTTAATGATATTGTTCCACCTACCATCAACACTTCACAAATTGATGAAAAATTCAATCCAAACTTTAATTTCACTTTGGGTAAAGCGCAAAAAAGAACTGTGAACTATGCCTTGAGTAACACTTTTGGGTTTGGAGGACATATTGCCTGCTCTATTTTTAAGAAATATAAAGCTTAA